Proteins from one Streptomyces sp. NBC_00289 genomic window:
- a CDS encoding IclR family transcriptional regulator C-terminal domain-containing protein: protein MSTAARAPYFVRSFERGLAVIRSFDAEHPARTLSEVARACDLTRAAARRLLLTLADLGYVHSDGRLFRLTPRVLELGYAYLVGLTLPQLAQPHLEQLVAEVRESSSLCVLDGDDIVYVARVPTRRIMSATITVGTRFPGHVTSVGRVMLADLPEEELEVRLARAELRPLTARTLVTAEALRAELGRVRRQGYALVDQELEEGLRSVAAPVRGPGGEVVAGVNIAVHAGRTSVESVHRDLLPPLLAAVARIEADLRVTGPARAASPGTGTRR from the coding sequence ATGTCCACCGCGGCCCGCGCACCGTATTTCGTCCGGTCCTTCGAGCGTGGCCTCGCGGTCATCCGCTCCTTCGACGCCGAGCACCCCGCGCGCACGCTCAGTGAGGTGGCCCGTGCGTGCGACCTGACCCGGGCGGCCGCCCGGCGCCTGCTGCTGACCCTCGCCGACCTCGGATACGTGCACAGCGACGGCCGCCTCTTCCGGCTCACCCCGCGCGTGCTGGAACTCGGCTACGCCTACCTCGTCGGCCTGACGCTGCCTCAGCTGGCCCAGCCGCACCTGGAGCAACTCGTCGCGGAGGTACGGGAGTCGTCGTCGCTGTGCGTCCTGGACGGCGACGACATCGTGTACGTCGCCCGGGTGCCCACCCGGCGCATCATGTCCGCGACGATCACGGTCGGCACCCGGTTCCCGGGGCACGTCACCTCCGTCGGCCGGGTGATGCTCGCCGACCTGCCGGAGGAGGAACTCGAAGTCCGGCTCGCCCGGGCCGAGTTGCGCCCGCTGACCGCGCGCACACTCGTCACGGCGGAGGCGCTGCGCGCGGAACTCGGCCGCGTACGACGACAGGGGTACGCCCTCGTCGACCAGGAACTCGAGGAGGGGCTGCGGTCGGTGGCCGCCCCGGTCCGGGGGCCGGGCGGCGAGGTGGTGGCCGGAGTGAACATCGCCGTGCACGCCGGCCGCACCTCGGTGGAGTCCGTACACCGTGACCTGCTGCCGCCCCTGCTGGCCGCGGTGGCCCGGATCGAGGCCGACCTCCGGGTCACAGGTCCAGCACGAGCCGCTTCCCCCGGCACCGGGACACGCAGATGA
- a CDS encoding Rieske 2Fe-2S domain-containing protein, with protein MPHTTAFARNQWYVAAYSHEVGREELLGRTILGEPLVFYRTEEDGTPVVLHDRCVHRRFPLSESRLDGDRIVCGYHGFTYDTTGTCVYVPGQKRVPRTARVASYPVVEQDSLIWVWIGDPGLADAQGIPRARHLDSPGWTTVRGMEPIDADYGLLVDNLLDLSHETYLHGGYIGTPEVAETPITTEVDEGAGIVRVSRHMDDAECPPFYARSTGIQGRITRWQDIEYHAPCLYLLHSRIAPVGVLPDADGSDPNGFHTEITYAITPSGDGSVYDFWMVSRDWATDDEEVTEFLRGNNHTVVMQDVDALNLLQRTLGSERSGYQELSINIDTGGLAARRILARLVEEGDKPVEKVL; from the coding sequence ATGCCTCACACCACCGCCTTCGCCAGGAACCAGTGGTACGTCGCCGCCTACAGTCACGAGGTCGGGCGCGAGGAACTGCTCGGCCGGACGATCCTCGGGGAGCCGCTCGTCTTCTACCGGACCGAGGAGGACGGGACGCCCGTCGTGCTGCACGACCGCTGTGTGCACCGCCGCTTCCCGCTGTCGGAGAGCCGGCTCGACGGTGACCGGATCGTCTGCGGGTACCACGGGTTCACCTACGACACGACCGGCACCTGCGTGTACGTGCCGGGGCAGAAACGCGTGCCGCGCACCGCGCGCGTCGCCTCCTACCCGGTCGTCGAGCAGGACTCCCTGATCTGGGTGTGGATCGGCGACCCGGGGCTCGCGGACGCGCAGGGCATCCCGCGGGCCCGGCACCTCGACTCCCCCGGCTGGACCACGGTCCGCGGCATGGAACCGATCGACGCCGACTACGGGCTGCTGGTCGACAACCTCCTGGACCTGTCCCACGAGACGTATCTGCACGGCGGCTACATCGGCACCCCCGAGGTCGCCGAGACGCCGATCACCACCGAGGTCGACGAGGGCGCGGGGATCGTCCGGGTGAGCCGGCACATGGACGACGCCGAGTGCCCGCCGTTCTACGCCCGTTCCACCGGCATCCAGGGCCGCATCACCCGCTGGCAGGACATCGAGTACCACGCGCCCTGCCTGTATCTGCTGCACAGCAGGATCGCGCCGGTCGGCGTGCTGCCCGACGCGGACGGCAGCGACCCGAACGGCTTCCACACCGAGATCACCTACGCGATCACACCGTCCGGCGACGGCAGCGTGTACGACTTCTGGATGGTCTCGCGCGACTGGGCGACCGACGACGAGGAGGTCACCGAGTTCCTGCGGGGCAACAACCACACCGTCGTCATGCAGGACGTCGACGCGCTCAACCTGCTCCAGCGCACGCTGGGTTCGGAGCGCTCCGGCTACCAGGAGCTGAGCATCAACATCGACACCGGCGGCCTGGCCGCCCGCCGTATCCTCGCCCGGCTGGTGGAGGAGGGCGACAAGCCGGTGGAGAAGGTCCTGTGA
- a CDS encoding ABC transporter permease, translating into MRRLLLRPVYVLALPAVLVLVWWLASDGSTDIYWPPLRTILRTFPDVWTGERLRADALPSVLRLGAGYALAAVTGVALGTVIGSYRRVRAVCEPVLEFLRAVPPPVLIPVIMLFAGIGDTMKIVVIASGCVWPVLLNTVEGVRAVDSVMTETARSYGITGAARLRHVVLPSASPQIFAGLRQALSIGIILMVISEMFAASNGLGFTIVQFQRGFAIPDMWTGILLLGLLGFLLSVVFQLVERRVLGWYHGLRASTRRS; encoded by the coding sequence GTGAGGCGCCTGCTGCTGCGGCCGGTGTACGTCCTCGCCCTGCCCGCGGTGCTCGTCCTGGTGTGGTGGCTGGCCTCCGACGGCAGCACCGACATCTACTGGCCGCCGCTGAGGACCATCCTCAGGACCTTCCCGGACGTCTGGACGGGTGAGCGGCTTCGCGCGGACGCGCTGCCCAGCGTGCTGAGGCTCGGAGCCGGATACGCGCTGGCCGCCGTGACGGGCGTCGCGCTCGGCACGGTCATCGGGTCCTACCGGCGGGTGCGGGCCGTGTGCGAGCCGGTCCTGGAGTTCCTGCGGGCGGTGCCGCCGCCCGTGCTGATCCCGGTCATCATGCTGTTCGCCGGCATCGGCGACACCATGAAGATCGTGGTGATCGCGAGCGGCTGCGTGTGGCCGGTCCTGCTCAACACGGTCGAGGGCGTACGGGCGGTGGACTCGGTGATGACCGAGACGGCCCGCTCCTACGGCATCACGGGCGCCGCACGGCTGCGGCACGTCGTGCTGCCGTCCGCGAGCCCGCAGATCTTCGCGGGCCTGCGCCAGGCACTGTCCATCGGCATCATCCTCATGGTCATCAGCGAGATGTTCGCCGCCAGCAACGGACTCGGCTTCACCATCGTGCAGTTCCAGCGCGGCTTCGCCATCCCCGACATGTGGACCGGCATCCTGCTCCTGGGTCTGCTCGGCTTCCTCCTGTCCGTCGTCTTCCAGCTGGTCGAACGACGGGTGCTCGGCTGGTACCACGGCCTGCGCGCATCCACCCGACGGTCCTGA
- a CDS encoding ABC transporter ATP-binding protein, translated as MLDVRGLKKVYEGSGRRVEAVRDLTFTVEAGELVCLVGPSGCGKTTLLKCMGGLLTPTSGEVLLEGRKVTGPPPGMAFVFQEYGRSLFPWMRVGENVELPLRQKALGKARRRELVADALASVGLADAAGAYPWQLSGGMQQRVAIARALAYEPRVLLMDEPFAAVDAQTRADLEDLVRGLWQERGITILFVTHDIDEAVYLGERVVVLSASPTVVQEQLKVDLPLRRDQLHTRVSPRFAELRTHVYEQIQAAKRGTWPGG; from the coding sequence ATGCTCGACGTACGCGGCCTGAAGAAGGTCTACGAGGGGTCCGGGCGGCGGGTGGAGGCGGTGCGCGACCTCACCTTCACCGTGGAGGCGGGCGAACTCGTCTGTCTCGTCGGCCCGTCGGGCTGCGGCAAGACCACCCTGCTGAAGTGCATGGGCGGACTCCTCACCCCCACGTCCGGCGAAGTGCTCCTGGAGGGGCGGAAGGTGACCGGGCCGCCACCCGGGATGGCGTTCGTCTTCCAGGAGTACGGCCGCAGTCTCTTCCCCTGGATGCGAGTCGGCGAGAACGTCGAACTCCCCCTGAGGCAGAAGGCGCTGGGAAAGGCGCGGCGCCGGGAGCTGGTCGCCGACGCCCTGGCCTCGGTGGGTCTCGCCGACGCCGCCGGGGCGTATCCCTGGCAGCTGTCGGGCGGGATGCAGCAGCGGGTCGCCATCGCCCGGGCACTGGCGTACGAGCCGCGGGTCCTGCTGATGGACGAGCCGTTCGCCGCGGTGGACGCGCAGACGCGTGCCGACCTGGAGGACCTCGTCCGGGGCCTGTGGCAGGAGCGCGGCATCACCATCCTGTTCGTCACCCACGACATCGACGAGGCGGTGTACCTCGGGGAGCGGGTGGTCGTCCTGTCCGCGTCCCCCACCGTCGTCCAGGAGCAGCTGAAGGTCGATCTGCCCCTGCGGCGCGATCAGTTGCACACCCGGGTGTCACCGCGCTTCGCCGAACTGCGCACGCATGTCTACGAGCAGATCCAGGCGGCGAAGCGCGGGACGTGGCCCGGCGGCTAG
- a CDS encoding glutathione-independent formaldehyde dehydrogenase — protein MKAVVYEKPFSVAVRDVDDPRIQHPNDVLVRVTSTAICGSDLHMYEGRTAAESGIVFGHENLGIVEEVGTGVVSLSKGDRVVMPFNVACGFCKNCLAGKTGFCLTVNPGFAGGAYGYVAMGPYTGGQAELLRVPFADFNCLKLPPGTEFETDFVLLADIFPTGYHGCELAQVTPGESVAVFGAGPVGLMAAYSAMLRGASKVFSVDRVPERLAKAEEIGVVPIDFTQGDPAEQIKEQTGGEGTDKGVDAVGYQAQAHDASHEEPAVVLNTLVETVRPTGMLGIPGLYVPSDPGGPDEHAKHGQLLVSIGRMFEKGQRMGTGQCNVKQYNRQLRDLIIAGRARPSFVVSHELPLDQAPIAYEKFDQRIEGYTKVVLHPAHALAA, from the coding sequence GTGAAAGCCGTTGTCTATGAGAAGCCCTTCAGCGTCGCTGTGAGGGACGTCGACGATCCGCGGATCCAGCACCCGAACGACGTGCTGGTACGCGTCACATCAACCGCGATATGCGGATCCGACCTGCACATGTACGAGGGCCGCACGGCGGCCGAGTCGGGCATCGTCTTCGGACACGAGAACCTCGGCATCGTCGAGGAGGTCGGTACCGGTGTGGTCTCGCTGTCCAAGGGTGACCGTGTCGTCATGCCGTTCAATGTCGCCTGCGGGTTCTGCAAGAACTGCCTCGCCGGGAAGACCGGCTTCTGCCTGACGGTCAATCCGGGCTTCGCGGGCGGAGCGTACGGCTATGTCGCCATGGGTCCGTACACGGGCGGGCAGGCGGAGCTGCTACGGGTGCCCTTCGCCGATTTCAACTGCCTGAAGCTGCCGCCGGGCACCGAGTTCGAGACGGACTTCGTGCTGCTGGCCGACATCTTCCCGACCGGCTATCACGGCTGCGAGCTCGCTCAGGTGACCCCCGGAGAGAGCGTGGCCGTCTTCGGCGCCGGCCCGGTCGGGCTGATGGCCGCGTACTCCGCGATGCTGCGCGGTGCGTCGAAGGTGTTCTCCGTGGACCGGGTGCCCGAGCGGCTCGCCAAGGCCGAGGAGATCGGGGTCGTCCCGATCGACTTCACCCAGGGCGACCCGGCCGAACAGATCAAGGAACAGACCGGAGGTGAGGGAACCGACAAGGGTGTCGACGCCGTCGGCTACCAGGCCCAGGCGCACGACGCGAGCCATGAGGAACCCGCCGTCGTCCTCAACACACTCGTCGAGACGGTGCGGCCGACCGGCATGCTGGGCATACCGGGCCTGTACGTGCCCTCCGACCCGGGCGGACCCGACGAGCACGCCAAGCACGGCCAACTGTTGGTCTCCATCGGCCGGATGTTCGAGAAGGGCCAGCGGATGGGCACCGGGCAGTGCAACGTGAAGCAGTACAACCGTCAGCTGCGTGACCTGATCATCGCGGGGCGCGCCCGGCCCAGCTTCGTGGTCTCCCACGAACTGCCACTGGACCAGGCCCCGATCGCGTACGAGAAGTTCGACCAGCGGATCGAGGGCTACACCAAGGTCGTACTGCATCCCGCGCACGCGCTCGCCGCGTAG
- a CDS encoding 2Fe-2S iron-sulfur cluster-binding protein, with amino-acid sequence MTGYEAELVVERRESAADGVLALTLRHPLGVDLPAWEPGAHVDVVLGPGLERQYSLCGDPADRSGWRIGVLREPDGRGGSAYVHERLGAGDTVRVRGPRNHFRLEPAPRYRFVVGGIGITPVLPMLAAAEAAGAEWTLLYGGRTRASMAFTAELERYGDRVTIAPQDETGLLDLASVLDGLPAGTLVYSCGPGPLLDAVERGCPSGVLRVERFQPKEREAGADTEFEVVLERSRRTLTVAPDVSVLDTVRAAGVEVLFSCTEGTCGTCETDVLEGAPDHRDSVLSDEEREAGETMLICVSRCRGKRLVLDL; translated from the coding sequence ATGACCGGGTACGAAGCCGAACTCGTCGTGGAGCGGCGGGAGTCGGCGGCCGACGGCGTCCTCGCCCTGACCCTGCGTCACCCGCTCGGCGTGGATCTGCCGGCCTGGGAGCCGGGCGCCCACGTCGACGTCGTGCTCGGTCCCGGACTCGAGCGGCAGTACTCGCTGTGCGGCGACCCGGCCGACCGGTCCGGGTGGCGGATCGGAGTGCTGCGGGAGCCGGACGGGCGCGGTGGATCCGCCTATGTGCACGAGCGGTTGGGGGCGGGCGACACGGTCCGGGTGCGCGGGCCGCGCAACCACTTCCGGCTGGAGCCCGCCCCGCGCTACCGGTTCGTCGTCGGCGGCATCGGCATCACCCCGGTCCTGCCGATGCTGGCCGCGGCCGAGGCGGCGGGCGCGGAGTGGACGTTGCTGTACGGCGGCCGCACCCGCGCGTCCATGGCGTTCACAGCGGAGCTGGAGCGGTACGGGGACCGCGTGACGATCGCTCCGCAGGACGAGACGGGACTGCTGGACCTGGCGTCGGTGCTGGACGGGCTGCCGGCCGGCACTCTCGTCTACTCCTGCGGGCCCGGACCGCTGCTGGACGCGGTGGAGCGGGGGTGCCCGTCCGGGGTGCTGCGTGTGGAGCGGTTCCAGCCGAAGGAGCGGGAGGCGGGCGCCGACACCGAGTTCGAGGTCGTCCTGGAGCGCAGCCGTCGCACACTCACCGTCGCCCCGGACGTCTCCGTGCTCGACACCGTGCGCGCCGCCGGCGTGGAGGTGCTGTTCTCGTGCACCGAGGGGACCTGCGGCACCTGTGAGACCGACGTCCTCGAAGGCGCCCCGGACCACCGGGACTCGGTGCTCTCGGACGAGGAGCGGGAGGCCGGCGAGACCATGCTCATCTGCGTGTCCCGGTGCCGGGGGAAGCGGCTCGTGCTGGACCTGTGA
- a CDS encoding ABC transporter permease produces MKGLNTALGAAGLAAFLALGEAVPRLGLVKEAYFPPTSRIAGALGDELADEAFWTALGDTLTGWALGLTIAACAGVVVGVLLAVVPHLREATASTIEFLRPIPSVALIPLAVLLYGTELRSVLLLVVYASFWQVLIQVLYGVRDVDPVAEETARSYGLGPWARVRHVLWPTALPYVMTGVRLAAAVALILAITAELVIGAPGLGSRIAVAQTSQAVPDMYALIVVTGLLGLLINVGARSVERRALAWHQSVRGEVAV; encoded by the coding sequence GTGAAGGGCCTGAACACCGCACTCGGTGCGGCCGGACTCGCGGCCTTCCTCGCCCTGGGCGAGGCGGTGCCGCGGCTCGGCCTGGTCAAGGAGGCCTACTTCCCGCCCACCAGCCGGATCGCCGGCGCGCTCGGCGACGAACTCGCCGACGAGGCCTTCTGGACGGCGCTCGGCGACACGCTCACCGGCTGGGCGCTCGGGCTGACGATCGCGGCCTGCGCGGGAGTCGTCGTGGGCGTCCTCCTCGCGGTCGTCCCCCATCTCCGCGAGGCCACCGCGTCCACGATTGAGTTCCTGCGCCCCATCCCGTCGGTCGCGCTGATCCCGCTGGCGGTGCTGCTGTACGGCACCGAACTGCGCTCGGTGCTCCTGCTGGTCGTCTACGCCTCCTTCTGGCAGGTACTCATCCAGGTCCTGTACGGCGTGCGGGACGTCGACCCGGTCGCCGAGGAGACGGCGCGGTCCTACGGCCTCGGCCCCTGGGCGCGGGTCCGGCACGTGCTGTGGCCCACCGCGCTGCCGTACGTCATGACGGGCGTCCGGCTGGCCGCGGCCGTCGCCCTCATCCTCGCCATCACCGCCGAACTCGTCATCGGCGCACCGGGGTTGGGCTCGCGCATCGCGGTCGCCCAGACCTCGCAGGCGGTGCCGGACATGTACGCGCTGATCGTGGTCACCGGCCTGCTGGGCCTGCTGATCAACGTGGGAGCGCGGTCGGTGGAGCGGCGGGCGCTGGCCTGGCACCAGTCGGTGCGCGGGGAGGTGGCGGTGTGA
- a CDS encoding APC family permease, translating to MPDPGAGPLSPPGPADGAPQRLRGGVLGMADIAAATMANVGPAMSFFFGFAFLSTTAGVASPLTIVAAGIAVALLGNTLAEFSRAHPSAGSFTTFVGKTFGPVSAVTTALLAGLGYIIAMASVIAISGGFVQITLYHYTGVDLPWIIWTLLLTGLAVGLMLRGVVVSTKWAGYFFGVEMLVLAVVSVAALVEHRGGLSLDPFLPSHLSHGFRGLAAGFPLAVYLFVGWENSAALAEETENPRRNVGRAVFSSIAIMTVSYVVFAYATATGFDYDVSRLGASPIPFVEVAHHTLGALAFLTYLGGLTSTLGVLIAGINSQARLVFNAGREGLLPSFFGYVHPIRRTPNNAIIAFAATALLIIGGWGLGHLLGSAGGSMNPVVFFTESSTLGTILILLVYLASNIALPLYYRRYRPQEFRVVRHLVLPALGTLAILVPLYYLAKPGQPAPYNWFPYAALAALLAAVGYAALLVRRDPTLAERVGSVVADAD from the coding sequence ATGCCCGACCCCGGAGCCGGCCCGCTGTCCCCGCCGGGGCCCGCCGACGGCGCGCCACAGCGGCTGCGCGGCGGCGTCCTCGGCATGGCGGACATCGCCGCCGCCACGATGGCCAACGTCGGCCCGGCCATGAGCTTCTTCTTCGGTTTCGCCTTCCTGTCCACCACCGCGGGCGTGGCGTCACCCCTGACCATCGTCGCCGCGGGCATCGCGGTCGCACTGCTCGGCAACACGCTCGCGGAGTTCTCCCGGGCGCACCCGTCGGCGGGCAGCTTCACCACCTTCGTGGGCAAGACCTTCGGACCGGTCAGCGCGGTGACCACCGCACTGCTGGCGGGGCTGGGCTACATCATCGCGATGGCCTCCGTCATCGCGATCTCCGGCGGGTTCGTGCAGATCACCCTGTACCACTACACCGGTGTGGACCTGCCGTGGATCATCTGGACACTGCTGCTGACGGGGCTGGCCGTGGGGTTGATGCTGCGCGGGGTGGTGGTCTCCACCAAGTGGGCCGGCTACTTCTTCGGCGTGGAGATGCTGGTACTGGCCGTCGTCTCGGTCGCGGCGCTCGTGGAACACCGCGGCGGCCTCTCCCTCGATCCGTTCCTGCCCAGCCACCTCAGCCACGGCTTCAGGGGACTGGCGGCGGGCTTTCCGCTGGCGGTGTACCTGTTCGTCGGCTGGGAGAACTCGGCCGCGCTCGCCGAGGAGACGGAGAACCCGCGGCGCAACGTCGGCCGCGCGGTGTTCTCCTCCATCGCGATCATGACGGTGAGCTACGTGGTCTTCGCCTACGCCACGGCGACCGGCTTCGACTACGACGTGAGCAGACTCGGGGCCTCCCCCATCCCCTTCGTCGAGGTGGCCCACCACACCCTCGGCGCGCTGGCGTTCCTCACCTACCTGGGTGGCCTGACGTCGACGCTCGGTGTGCTGATCGCCGGCATCAACTCCCAGGCCCGCCTGGTGTTCAACGCCGGACGAGAGGGACTGCTCCCCTCCTTCTTCGGCTACGTACACCCCATCCGCCGCACACCGAACAACGCGATCATCGCCTTCGCCGCCACCGCGCTGCTGATCATCGGCGGCTGGGGCCTGGGCCACCTGCTGGGATCCGCCGGCGGCTCGATGAACCCGGTGGTCTTCTTCACCGAGTCCTCGACCCTCGGCACCATCCTGATCCTGCTGGTCTACCTCGCCTCCAACATCGCCCTGCCGCTGTACTACCGCAGGTACCGGCCGCAGGAGTTCCGGGTGGTCCGGCACCTCGTGCTGCCCGCGCTCGGCACCCTGGCCATCCTGGTTCCGCTGTACTACCTCGCCAAGCCGGGCCAGCCCGCACCGTACAACTGGTTTCCCTACGCGGCGCTGGCCGCCCTGCTCGCCGCCGTCGGCTACGCGGCCCTTCTGGTCCGCCGCGACCCGACCCTGGCCGAACGCGTCGGCTCCGTCGTCGCCGACGCGGACTGA
- a CDS encoding FadR/GntR family transcriptional regulator — translation MVNAAGKFGPYNQPGPARTTSVTGVGHARALPGGGQSGSDLVRSRIALRVRLRSVRPGDRLPDAGVLAEELGIGEITVRRALEGMCQDGLLDRRRGRAGGTFVAQEWDTVVAVMHDAEEAAALDAFHLLLECGLVAHGSGEVPAERLEGLRALVEEMERADVPAHLAELEARFHLDLAETLGGAGMREFAADLLGRLCLLLPAPHPDVVRAQNHCHAELLAELGRGATDPAVQAVKAHQRFRHR, via the coding sequence GTGGTGAATGCAGCGGGCAAGTTCGGGCCGTACAACCAGCCCGGCCCGGCCCGGACGACGTCGGTCACCGGAGTGGGACATGCCCGCGCCCTGCCCGGCGGGGGCCAGAGCGGATCCGACCTCGTCCGGTCGAGGATCGCCCTGCGGGTACGCCTGCGCTCCGTGCGGCCGGGGGACCGGCTCCCGGACGCGGGGGTCCTCGCCGAGGAACTGGGGATCGGCGAGATCACCGTCCGACGCGCCCTGGAGGGTATGTGCCAGGACGGCCTGCTCGACCGCCGGCGCGGACGGGCGGGCGGAACCTTCGTCGCGCAGGAGTGGGACACCGTCGTCGCCGTGATGCACGACGCCGAGGAGGCGGCTGCACTGGACGCCTTCCATCTGCTGCTCGAATGCGGCCTCGTGGCGCACGGTTCGGGAGAGGTTCCGGCCGAGCGGCTGGAGGGGCTTCGGGCGCTGGTCGAGGAGATGGAACGGGCCGACGTCCCGGCCCACCTGGCCGAGCTGGAGGCCCGCTTCCACCTGGACCTCGCGGAAACGCTCGGCGGTGCCGGAATGCGCGAGTTCGCCGCCGACCTGCTCGGCCGGCTGTGCCTGCTGCTGCCCGCACCGCACCCCGACGTGGTCCGTGCACAGAACCACTGCCATGCCGAACTCCTCGCCGAACTGGGGCGGGGCGCGACCGATCCGGCGGTGCAGGCGGTGAAGGCACACCAGCGTTTCCGGCACCGCTGA
- a CDS encoding ABC transporter substrate-binding protein encodes MRRLLAGLAAGSFLLTTAACGSSGDSGSSDKDASSGGTTTVKLGLIPIVDVAPVYLGVKQGFYAERGLELTITTAQGGAAIVPGVTSGQFQFGFSNMTSLMVAQSNGVPVRAIANGIASTGLQGKDFGAITVKKDSPIKSARELEGKKVAINTLKNINESAVRESVRKAGGDPDKVTFVELAFDQMPAALDGGQIDAAMVVEPALATVKSQGGVEIASPLVDVAPHLTVAMYFTSTRYQQQHPDVVKKFQEATAESLAYADAHPDEVRQVVTTYTKIPAAVLAKVTLPKWPADADRASIEALEKLGEQDGLFKQTPDLDQLLP; translated from the coding sequence ATGCGTCGTCTGCTCGCCGGTCTCGCGGCCGGATCCTTCCTGCTCACCACGGCGGCCTGCGGCTCGTCCGGCGACTCCGGTTCGTCGGACAAGGACGCGTCGTCCGGCGGCACCACCACGGTCAAGCTGGGACTCATCCCCATCGTCGACGTGGCACCGGTCTATCTCGGCGTGAAACAGGGCTTCTACGCCGAGCGCGGCCTCGAGCTCACCATCACGACGGCTCAGGGCGGCGCGGCGATCGTGCCCGGTGTCACCAGCGGCCAGTTCCAGTTCGGGTTCTCCAACATGACCTCGCTGATGGTCGCGCAGTCCAACGGCGTGCCCGTGCGGGCCATCGCCAACGGCATCGCCTCGACCGGCTTACAGGGCAAGGACTTCGGCGCGATCACCGTCAAGAAGGACAGCCCGATCAAGTCGGCGAGGGAACTCGAGGGCAAGAAGGTCGCCATCAACACCCTGAAGAACATCAACGAGAGCGCGGTGCGCGAGTCGGTGCGCAAGGCCGGCGGCGACCCGGACAAGGTGACGTTCGTGGAACTCGCCTTCGACCAGATGCCGGCCGCGCTCGACGGCGGCCAGATCGACGCCGCCATGGTGGTCGAGCCCGCCCTCGCCACCGTCAAGAGCCAGGGCGGCGTCGAGATCGCCTCACCCCTGGTCGATGTCGCGCCGCATCTCACCGTGGCCATGTACTTCACCTCGACGCGGTACCAGCAGCAGCACCCGGACGTGGTGAAGAAGTTCCAGGAGGCCACCGCGGAGTCCCTCGCCTACGCGGACGCCCACCCCGACGAGGTCCGGCAGGTCGTCACGACGTACACGAAGATCCCGGCGGCGGTGCTGGCGAAGGTGACCCTGCCGAAGTGGCCGGCCGACGCCGACCGCGCGTCCATCGAGGCGCTGGAGAAGCTGGGCGAGCAGGACGGTCTGTTCAAGCAGACCCCGGACCTGGACCAGCTGCTGCCGTGA